CTCACCCTTTGGCCCCTGGAAATCCAAGGAATATGGGGAAATGAGTGAGAGGAGACAACGGAAAGACTTTTCCCCATCAGGGAATTGTCCCCAAGGCAGTGAGGTGCACGGGCAGCTCCCCATCCTCCAGCTGATCCCAACCTTCCCTaaatcccagctctgaggggacacagggcacaAAACTGTGGAGAAGCCGTGGCAAGAGCAGTGATCTTCCAGGCATGGATTCCTGTCCCCAGGAAAAGCACCACAAATCAggtttttggctgttttttttccagtgaaggaaagctctggagaggggctgggctctcctgggacaggaggaaattcctgtcccagctggggtTCCCATTaatccctgagcagcaggatgtCCCTAatccctcagcagcaggacGGGCATGGGACTGACCCTGGATCAAAGGGGGAGGTCTGGCTGCGTCCTgctgatcccaaatccaggcTTGGagtcccccagcccagggctgagcgTCCCTCGTGTGCCAGCCTGGATTTGGGGACAACTCAGagcattccctgtgtcccaccCTGGCTTTGGGGACAATTTAGAGCATCTCCTGTGTCCCAGCTTGGATTTGGGGACAACTCACCATCTTTGGGGACAACTCAGagcattccctgtgtccccaccctGGCTTTGGGGACAATTTAGAGCATGTCCCGTGTCCCAGCCTGGATCTGGGGACAACTCAGAGCATGCcctgtgtcccagcacaggTTTGGGGAGAACTCACCAGATTTAGGGAGAACTCAGAGCATCCCCCATGTCCCAGGCCGGCTTTGGGGACAACTCAGAGCATTCCCTGTGTCTCACCCTGGCTTTGGGGACAATTTAGAGCATCTCCTGTGTCCCCACCCTGGCTTTGGGGACAATTTAGAGCATCTCCTGTGTCCCCACCCTGGCTTTGGGGACAATTTAGAGCATCTCCCGTGTCCCAGAGTGGCTCTGGGGACAACTCAGAGCATGTcctgtgtcccagcacagctttgggGAGAACTCACCAGATTTAGGGACAGCTCAGAGCATCCCCcatgtcccagcctggctttggggacaACTCAGAGCATTCTCTGTGTCCCACCCTGGCTTTGGGGACAATTTAGATCATCTCCCGTGTCCCAGAGTGGCTCTGAGGACAATTCATCAGCTTTGGGGAGAATTTACCAGATTTAGGGACATCTCAGAGCACGCCCcatgtcccagcctggctttggggacaACTCAGAGCATTTCCCGTATCCCAGCTCAGCTTTGGGGACAATTCACCGGCTTTAGGGACAACTCAGagcattccctgtgtcccaccCTGGCTTTGGGGACAATGTAGAGCATGTCCCGTGACCCAGCTTGGATTTGGGGACAACTCAGAGCATTCTGTGTCCCCACCCTGGCTTTGGGGACAATTTAGAGCATGTCCTGTGTCCCAGCTTGGATCTGGGGACAACTCACCATCTTTGGGGACAACTCAGAGCATTCCCTGTGTCTCACCCTGGCTTTGGGGACAATTTAGAGCATCTCCCGTGTCCCAGAGTGGCTCTGGGGACAACTCAGAGCATGCcctgtgtcccagcacaggTTTGGGGAGAACTCACCAGATTtagggagagctcagagcatCCCCCATGTCCCAGCCCGGCTTTGGGGACAACTCAGagcattccctgtgtcccaccCTGGCTTTGGGGACAATTTAGAGCATCTCCCGTGTCCCAGAGTAGCTCTGGGGACAATTCATCAGCTTTGGGGAGAATTTACCAGATTTAGGGACATCTCAGAGCATGCCCCATGTCCCAACCCGGCTTTGGGGACAACTCAGAGCATTCTCTGCGTCCCACCCTGGCTTTGGGGACAATTTAGAGCATGTTCCGTGTCCCAGAGTGGATTTGGGGACAATTCATCGGCTTTGAGGAGAATTTACCAGATTTAGGGACATCTCAGAGCACGCCCcatgtcccagcctggctttggggacaACTCAGAGCATTTCCCGTATCCCAGCTCAGCTTTGGGGACAATTCACCAGCTTTAGGGACAACTCAGagcattccctgtgtcccaccCTGGCTTTGGGGACAATTTAGAGCATGTCCCGTGTCCCAGAGTGGCTCTGGGGACAACTCAGAGCATGTcctgtgtcccagcacaggTTTGGGGAGAACTCACCAGATTTAGGGACAGCTCAGAGCATCCCCcatgtcccagcctggctttggggacaACTCAGACCATCCCCCATGTCCCAGCCCGGCTTTGGGGACAACTCCCGGCTTTGGGGACAACTCCCCGGCTTTGGGGACAACTCACCGCTCTGCCCTGCTCGCCGGGGGGCCCCACGAGGCCACGCTCGCCCCTGTCACCCTGCGGACAGCCGGGAGAGGAGCGCGGTCAGGGccagccccctcccctggcACGGCCACctccccgcggtgtccccagcTCACCTTCGGCCCGGGGACACCCTGCGGGCCCTGCTCGCCCCGAGGTCCGGGCTCGCCCTAAGAACGGGAAAGAAAACCCCACGGAAGAAGGGATTCAGCGGCGTGCTGTGCTCCTTGTCCTCCCCCGAGGGAGGGGTGGCCCTGTCCTTGTCGCCACCGCGGGGAGCGGCGGTGCCGGGAGGAGCGGGGTGGGGATGAAGTGCCCGATTCCGCTTTTAGCTTGCGGGAAAcgggggaaaaagggaaaaaaaaaaaaaaaaaaaaaaaaaaaaaaaaagataagccCCGAGGCTGTCCCCGGGAGGGACACGGCGACATCTCGGTACTTACAAGCTGCCCCGGGGCACCGGTGACACCGGGGTGGCCCCGAGGACCCGCTTCACCCTGTGAAGGGAGAGAGAGgtcagaggggacagggggggacagcggggacagggggggacaacagggacaggtggggacagcagggacagtggggatagggggggacagcggggacagcagggacagtggggacagcagggacagtggggacagcgggggacaacagggacagtggggatagggagggacagtggggacagcagggacagggggggacagcagggacagtggggacagcaagGACAGTGGGGATAGGGAGAGACAGCGGGGactgtggggacagtgggggacagcagggacagtaGGGGTAGGGAGGGACAGCggggagagagagggacagtggggacagggggggacagggaaggacagctgggacagggaggggacaagagcagcgggggggggggggatgctCAAGAGGTGTCACCCACCTTGTCACCCGGGCCACCTTTGCTTCCCGGCTGGCCCGGCAATCCCTGAGGAAACAAAGCCGGGATcaagccctgggcacagctcagtgtcccctcagggtGCTGGCACGGGGTGTcacccctgggcacagctcagtgtcccctcagggtGCTGGCACGGGGTGTcacccctgggcacagctcagtgtcccctcagggtGCTGGCCCTGGcacccctgggcacagctcagtgtcccctcagggtGCTGGCACGGGGTGTCACCCCTCAGGGCAcagctcagtgtcccctcagggtGCTGGCACGGGGTGTcacccctgggcacagctcagtgtcccctcagggtgctggcagagggGTGTCACCCCTCAGGGCAcagctcagtgtcccctcagggtGCTGGCCCTGGcacccctgggcacagctcagtgtcccctcagggtgctggcagagggGTGTCACCCCtcaggggacaggctggggggTCCTGCACTCACAGCTTGTCCCCGGTGTCCCGGCGTTCCCGGGCGTCCCGCCTGTCCTGTGCCACCCTGCGAGGGACAGAGGGGGTGTCACCAGGAGCGGGGTGCCCACAGGTGGGCAGGGGGCTCCTGCCCGAGGGGGGACGCTGCCCTGGAGCCCGTGGCCAGGACGCTGTTCCCTTTGCCATTCCCGCTATTGCCAGCGGGTGGCATTCCCTCACCTTCACTCCTGGGATACCTGGGGTGCCATCCTTGCCGTCGATGCCCGGGAGACCCTGAAAAGGGGGAAGGGTCACCCACGGGACACCTCGAAGGGACTCGAAGGCTCACGGTGGggacaaaaaaaacaaacaaacaaacaaaaaaaaaaaagtggggaggggaaaggagcaTTCCAGGTGTGTGCTGGAGGGGACAAGGACACgtggtggtggcacagccagggacaaggggctctgcccaggcagggctgtacTCACATTCTCCCCCTTGGGGCCGACGTCACCCTGGGGTCCCCTGATGCCACGGCcaccctggggcaggaggggacaagTGTCAGTGTCCTGCTGGCGCAGGGcgcagagctgggagctggagatGCACCCCGGGCACAGCCCCTTTGTGTGGGAACGGTGCCGAGCTGGGGAAAAGGGGACACTGCCACTGGGTGGGGGGGTCACCTACCAGCTCCCCCTTGTCACCAGGGTCCCCAGGCGGTCCCTTGGggccttccctgccctggaggagagaggaaaagaaggattgAGCAGGGCACAGCGGGATCCCAGAGTGCCCAGGGCTGAGGGGGCACCCACCGGCCGCCCGGCGGCTCCGACGCTCCCGACCATGCCCTTGTAGCCAGCAGGGCCCTGGAAAAAAAGAGCGTGGAAAGGTCAGTTCCCACCCCAAAGCCATCCCGGCACCCCAGCGCGGCAGGGACGCTGCTGGGGACGGGCTGGGTGGGACGTGGAGCCCCGAGGCAGGGGATGCCAGCCGCACTCACCGTCTCCCCCTTGGGTCCTGCCATGCCAGGATAGCCCCTGAGGCCCTGAGGtccctgcagggaaggaaaCCACAGCCAAtttagctgggaaaaaaaaaaaaaaaaaaaaaaaaaaacaacccaggagcagcccagggcgAAGCAGCAATTacagcaaaacccaaaatccaCCAGCTTTGCCAAACACGAGGAATTCCAGGCCCTCCTAATTCCAGAGCCCCCCACCAGGTGCTTTTCCAGCTGTCAATTCCATAACTCCAGAGGGCCCAAACTgcagccacttccctgggccAGAGCTCTTGGCTTCAAAGCAGTTCTGCCCTTTCCTGGCCCGGAGGGCTCAGCCCGGtaattgcttttcatcttcaaagtGCTCCGAGAATTCCTGTGGCTTTAATTCCCACCCCGGGGCAAGGGGGGactgaggggacagcggggattTATCCCAAATTATCCCTGGGAACAGCCCTGGAGCTCTCCAGAGGGAGAGGTGGTGGCATCCATGGCTGGgagagggatgggatggagcggggacaggccggtgtcacctccctggtgtctggggacaaggacagagaGGCCACCCCCAGTTCCTGCAGCACGTGGGggacagaggaagagaggagtaAAGGATTTACCGGGGGGCCCGGGATTCCTTGTTCTCCAGAGGCACCAATGTCCCCCTTGGGGCCCTGGGaatggagagaaaagggaatgttggagggagaggggacacgaagcagcctggggacagcacagccccacctgGCACCCggcagggacggggacaggtggccctgcccaggaAGCCGCCCTGGTCTCCCAGTCCCGCCATTTCcgttttcctctttcctcccttcttcctttcccttcccaaaactCCTTCCCTGGATCCAGCCCCACAGGGACGGCCACGCCTGGATCCTGCCGCGATCCTGCCGGGATCCAGCcgggatcctgctgggatcctgctggaaTATGGCTgagatcctgctgggatcctgccgggatcctgctgggatcctgctggaaTATGGCTgagatcctgctgggatcctgctgggatcctgctgggatcctgctggaaTATGGCTgagatcctgctgggatccagccgggatcctgctgggatcctgctggaaTATGGCTGagatcctgctgggatctggCTGTGATCCTGAAGGGATCTGGCTgagatcctgctgggatcctgaAGGGATCtggctgggatcctgctgggatctggCTGGGATCctcctgggatcctgctggaATATGACTgagatcctgctgggatcctgaAGGGATCtggctgggatcctgctgggatctggCTGGGATCctcctgggatcctgctggaATATGGCTgagatcctgctgggatcctgaAGGGATCTGGCTGGGATCCTACTGGGATCCatctgggatcctgctgggatctggctgggatcctgctgggatcctgctggaaTACGGCTGAGATCCTGCTGagatcctgctgggatctggCTGGGATCCTGAAGGGACCTgtctgggatcctgctgggatcctgaAGGGATCTGGCTGGAATCCTGCTGGGATCCATCTGGGATCCTGCTGGAACACTCACCGCCTCTCCCTGCTTGCCGGGCTCTCCGAGGGCACCGGGGCGGCCTCTGTGTCCCTGCGGGGGGAGAGGAAATCCGTGAGGAAAATCCCTGGCACGGCTGCAGGGTGGTGGCACCATCCCGGGGGCCGCGTCCCACAGAGCCACCCTGCCACCACATCCCACCCTGGGGTGCCCGATGGGGACCTGGTGGGGCTCAGAATCCCACTGGGAACATGGAATGGGCTCAGAATCCCAACAGGGACATTTGAGGGGCTCAGAATCCcagtggggacactgtggggctcAGAATCCCACTGGGAACATTGGGAGGCTCAGAATCCCACTGTGGACATGGAATGGGCTCAGAATCCCAACAGGGACATTTGAGGGGCTCAGAATCCCAGTGGGAACATTGGGGGGCTCAGAATCCCACTGGGGACATGGAATGGGCTCAGAATCCCAAGAGGGACATTTGAGGGGCTCAGAATCCCAATGGGGGGGGCTCAGAATCCCAAAGGGAACACTGTGGGGCTCAGAATCCCACTGGGGACATGGAATGGGCTCAGAATCCAACTGGGGACATTTTGGAGGAGTTCAGAATCCCACAGGTGACATCAATGGGCTCAAAATCCCACTGGGGACATTTTGAGGGAGGTTCAGAATCCCACAGGTGACATCAATGGGCTCAAAATCCCACTGGGGACATTTTGGAGGAGTTCAGAGTGCCACAGGTGACATCAATGGGCTCAAAATCCCACTGGGGACATTTTGGAGAGGTTCAGAATCCCACAGGTGACACCCTGATCTGGGGTTGGGGCTTTGGTACAGGGTGCCACCcccaggagaggggctggggacccTCAGGGACCTTTCCCACAGCACCTTTTCCTCCAGACCTCCCTGTCCTGGTGCTCCAGAGATCCCAGAGAAGGATCCTTCACTCCACCACATCCTGGAGGTGACAATTCCCGTTTTTCCCCACCCCATGGCAGCTCCAGGACTTGCTTACCTTCAGTCCCTGCAGTCCCTGGGGGCCTTTGGGACCTGGGGGGCAGCTGgtggggcactgggaggagaggaaggacaAGGATGAGTTGGGAATGACCTGGAGGCAactgggaagagagggagggaggggtcGTGGGGCACGGGGGGACACCCTGGTGACAGCAGGGGACAAGGTCATGGCAGCTCTCACCAGGAAATCAGCGCTGCCTTCCAGGCCTTGGAGGTGTCCCGGGAGgccctgcagggaaggaaaCCATCAACATTCCAGGATTTTCCACCGGGATGGTTTTTACAGGAGCAGGAAACAAGGAATGGGGGTGGGAGGTGAGAGCCAGAGCCCGaattccagcccaaatcccTGGGATGAGCTTCTCCCTCCTGGAGGGGGCTGGGAGATACTCACGGGTTTCCCTGGAGGACCCGGGGGACCCCTCGGGCCGTCGGGGCCGGGGTCACCCTAGGAAAGAAGGAGGATTTGGGATGAGGAGGGGAGGTGGAGAGCCAGGAtgtcccagcaggaatggggacGTGCCCGGGGTGATGGCACCAGGGGAACCTTTGTTTTAGGGTCGTCCCTGGTTATCCCAGGAGGGCACAGAAGCTGCTCCTGGTGGAAGGAGGGGAGGTTCTTCCCCGTCCCCTCCTGGCTCCTCACCTTGGGTCCCAGCACTCCGATCTCCCCGGGAAGTCCAACCTGGCCAGGAAGCCCCtaaagggagaagggagagaaattCATGGAATGAGAGAGGTCCCACCCCTGATTCCTCCCCTCTGGGGGTGCTGAGGTTTGAGCTCCTCGTGCACAATTCCAAGCAGGATCCCAGGccacccctcccagccccagggtgcCACTTACGGGGGGGTCCTGGCAGTGATGGGCCCTgtggcaaaaaagaaaatggcaatTGCTtcaaattccccaaatcctccaGAATTCCTGCCCCAAGGAGGGCGATTCCCACCCCACCACCAAGGGTGGAGCAGGGGGGACTTGGGGGGTGCCCACCCCACCCATGGGAGCAGCAGATACTCACAGGgagccctggtggccctgggagTCCGGGCTGGCCCTGCCGGGACACAAGAAGAGAGtcaggagctggaaaaggaggatCTGCTCCGGCAGCTGCTCCAATTCCCCCTCCCTGGATGCAGCCTCAGGGCCAAAAACTCCATCAGGCAGATCCTGCATCCATGGATCCCACGGATCCCTGGGGATggccccaggctggggctgggaggggggaaggaggagccTGGGAAGGTGAGTACTTGGAAaggtgggaatttggggaggtgGGAAATTGGAAATTGGGAAGGTGGGATCCTTGGAAAGGTGGAAATATGGCAAGGTAGGAATTTGGGAAGGTGGGagcctgggaaggagaaaacgtgggaaggtgggaatttgggaaggtGGGAATATGGGAAGGTGGGAGCTTGGGAATGTGGGAAATTGGGAAGGTGGGAAATTGGGAAGGTGGGAATATGGGAAGGTAGGAATTTGGGAaggtgggaatttgggaaggtGGAAATTCAGGAAGGTGGGagcctgggaaggagaaaatgtgggaaggtgggaatttgggaaggtGGGAATTTAGgaagtgggaatttgggaaggtGGGAATTCGGGAAGGTGGGAATTTAGGAaggtgggaatttgggaaggagggaattTAGGAAGGTGGGAATTTAGGAAGTGGGAATTTGGTAAGGTGGGAGCTTGGGAAGGTAGGAATTTGGGAAGGTGGGATCCTGGGAAGGAGAAAACTTGGGAAGGAGGGAATTTAGGAAGGTGGGAATTCGGGAAGGTGGGAATTCGGGAAGGTGGGAATTCGGGAAGGTGGgagcctgggaaggagggagccggggctgcccctCACTCACTTTGACTCCTGGCCTGCCAATGGCTCCTGGCTCCCCTTTGGCTCCCgtcaggccctgcaagggaaGAGACCCAGCGAGTTATTCCcattcctcctgctctccaCCCGTCCCTGATCCCGCTTTTATCCCCGGCACGGGGCAGGGACCCACCCAGACCTCGCCAGGCACCCATCACACGCCCCTGAGACCCCACCCAGGGCACCGGGGACAGGCCCCGGGGtggcagccctgtccccttcctgccaccacctctgccaggctgtgccaaggAGGGGACGGTGGCAAAGTCACCGCTGCCACCTCATGGGTGCCAAGGAAGTGGGGGACGGTGGGGGACACGGAATTGCTTCCGATTTATTCTGGAGGAAACaacaggagctctgctgggattcCAGAGGTGGGAAGGGGTGGAAGAAGCAATCCCAAGCTCTTCTGGGATTCCCAAGGTGGGAGGGGGTGGCAGAAGCTCTTTTGGGATTCCCAAAGTGGGAAGGAATGGCAGAAGCTCTTTTGGGATTCCCAAGGTAGGAAGGAGTGGCAGAAGCTCTTTTGGGATTCCCAAAGTGGGAAGGAGTGGCAAAAACTCTTTTGGGATTCCCAAAGTGGGAAGGAGTGGCAAAAACTCTTTTGGGATTCCCAAGGTGGGAGGGGGTGGCAGAAGCTCTTTTGGGATTCCCAAGGTGGGAAGGAGTGGCAGAAGCTCTTTTGGGATTCCCAAGGTAGGAAGAAGTGGCAGAAGCTCTTCTGGGATTCCCAAAGTGGGAAGGAGTGGCAAAAACTCTTTTGGGATTCCCAAAGTGGGAAGGAGTGGCAAAAACTCTTTTGGGATTCCCAAGGTGGGAAGGAGTGGCAAAAACTCTTTTGGGATTCCCAAGGTGGGAGGGGGTGGCAGAAGCTCTTTTGGGATTCCCAAGGTGGGAAGGAGTGGCAGAAGCTCTTTTGGGATTCCCAAGGTGGGAAGGAGTGGCAGAAGCTCTTTTGGGATTCCAAAGGTGGGAAGGAGTGGCAGAAGCTCTTTTGGGATTCCCAAGGTGGGAGGGGGTGGCAGAAGCTCTTTTGGGATTCCAGAGATGGGCAGAAGCTCTTTTGGGATTCCCAAGGTGGGAAGGAGTGGCAAAAACTCTTTTGGGATTCCCAAGGTGGGAAGGAGTGGCAGAAGCTCTTTTGGGATTCCCAAGGTGGGAAGGAATGGCAGAAGCTCTTTTGGGATTCCCGAGGTGGGAAGGAATGGCAGAAGCTCTTTTGGGATTCCCAAAGTGGGAAGGAATGGCAGAAGCTCTTTTGGGATTCCAGAGATGGGCAAGAGTGGCAGAAGCTCTTTTGGGATTCCCAAGGTGGGAAGGAATGGCAGAAGCTCTTTTGGGATTCCAGAGATGGGCAGAAGCTCTTTTGGGATTCCCAAGGTGGGAAGGAGTGGCAAAAACTCTTTTGGGATTCCCAAGGTGGGAAGGAGTGGCAGAAGCTCTTTTGGGATTCCCAAGGTGGGAAGGAGTGGCAGAAGCTCTTTTGGGATTCCCAAGGTGGGAGGGGGTGGCAGAAGCTCTTTTGGGATTCCAGAGATGGGCAAGAGTGGCAGAAGCtcttcctgagctctgctgggatcCCAAAGGTGGAAAAGGGTGGCAAAAGCTCTTCCCGAGCTCCTTTGGGATTCCCGAGGTGCTTTCAGCTCCTGCCCAAAGGGATTTGGGCACGTTTTTGTGTGGGGCCGAccctggggacaggagcagtttgctgtgaccccacaggcagggacagcacgAGGGGACAGGGGGCAGCTCTCACATCAATGCCCGGCTTCCCTGGGCGTCCATCCGGACCAGGGGCTCCAGGCTCGCCCTTGACAccctggaaaa
This region of Vidua macroura isolate BioBank_ID:100142 chromosome 25, ASM2450914v1, whole genome shotgun sequence genomic DNA includes:
- the COL9A2 gene encoding LOW QUALITY PROTEIN: collagen alpha-2(IX) chain (The sequence of the model RefSeq protein was modified relative to this genomic sequence to represent the inferred CDS: deleted 1 base in 1 codon), producing MARATLVSQLWLLLQASCLCLAQLRGPPGEPGPAGPPGPPGVPGADGIDGDKGPVGSAGSPGVKGEPGAPGPDGRPGKPGIDGLTGAKGEPGAIGRPGVKGQPGLPGPPGLPGPSLPGPPGLPGQVGLPGEIGVLGPKGDPGPDGPRGPPGPPGKPGLPGHLQGLEGSADFLCPTSCPPGPKGPQGLQGLKGHRGRPGALGEPGKQGEAGPKGDIGASGEQGIPGPPGPQGLRGYPGMAGPKGETGPAGYKGMVGSVGAAGRPGREGPKGPPGDPGDKGELGGRGIRGPQGDVGPKGENGLPGIDGKDGTPGIPGVKGGTGQAGRPGTPGHRGQAGLPGQPGSKGGPGDKGEAGPRGHPGVTGAPGQLGEPGPRGEQGPQGVPGPKGDRGERGLVGPPGEQGRAGPKGEQGPPGIPGPQGLPGVKGDKGSPGKTGPKGSIGDPGVHGLAGLKGEKGESGEPGPKGQQGIQGDLGFPGPSGDAGAPGIRGYPGPPGPRGLVGERGVPGMPGPRGTAGRDAGDQHIVDVVLKMLQEQLAEVAVSAKRAALGGVGAMGPPGPPGPPGPPGEQGPHGPMGARGVPGILGAAGQIGNVGAKGKRGEKGERGEVGRGHPGMPGPPGIPGLPGIPGHAVDGKAGERGPPGTPGSPGRPGSPGPPGLAGFCEPAACLGASAYAAARLPEPGAVKGPPY